A DNA window from Selenomonas sp. oral taxon 126 contains the following coding sequences:
- a CDS encoding dynamin family protein — protein MPKLTIGAAIDGLKKMGIALGDELKFKRHMNEWKKLVAMADEPLLIMVMGEFSSGKSTFINAILGQEVTVRGATPTTAVITKICYGDRDETIVHFKDGRIEQYDPHNFMRLTAETDADDEARRLHEDMDYVEKRLNLSILKDVSIIDSPGFGAITSGHAQTTKRFMGNADLVVWLMSVQQPAKASEVHLLESLDPRLKPIVLVNQIDLIDEEEDDLEDILHDVRQKVQGHVRSVHGISALRALEGEVNGDQAEIDASNIVVFFDLMRNEVLPHCDEYRMHTLVHETTTLLRHGGATLQFWFEQIEPLREFNYETYANEKANLQPFEQALAEAARLWKEYVYDEGQESERQYFEGVLYQYGLLAPTDHKRALECFKAAARYGETDAETAYAAALEAAGRYSEAFTEYKKAALKEDGEAAAGYARLIDQGHGKGKAQEWYRKAAGWGFLEAHLHIDYGNDVEAKFNGLREAAVYGIPEAQAALSECYREGIGCVRDAREAFKWQAEAARQGLKSQFMPMALSYRQGMDATQEFYWLTRAADYGDAEGALNVALCFFYGHGIQKECVESFIRLMKISDNTNYKESDRNAAKRELEKLFEHGTAEDQILIGNAALNGDLKEFFGNRGLLEAGNWYERAEAQGSLEGAYRKGLCLWRIYQEKKYDNALILRALYHAYIAVKKAAGGGHAEADGFLQKNFEEGTPELQYDTAQAVQSNSADAEGVFYWYKKSSDGGYAPAFTELGERYASGIGCEKSWLRAWFWLRKAGRKDGERGKKSYRAFMAPAYHRVKVVATVSGVMFSVLGSYIAYDYLSTDPTVYKVVYGRQLKSELSLGMLELGDTSDEMRKILGKEISNRQYEGFDIYIYPNMEVFFRNRRIEALVSKDDSVATKQGIRSKMPYQDVVDTYGTPTFVSQFDGLDLYEYQFDGFDDRYGLLRFAVDPSTQLVEYISVRIPIEETERVQREAEEKRLIAERVEQERKAKEAREQVERESRDKGKRDAEEAARVVANFHENITKKEYRRAYNLCTDNLQNQLGLYENWARGFNNTVESEASDFYYGITDSDRVELSFTLTSRDRTSNGITMQKWRSTAIVVKEGGQWRIAALENKTI, from the coding sequence ATGCCGAAACTGACGATAGGAGCAGCGATTGATGGGCTGAAAAAGATGGGCATTGCGCTTGGTGATGAGCTAAAATTCAAGAGGCACATGAATGAGTGGAAAAAATTAGTAGCTATGGCGGATGAGCCTCTGCTTATCATGGTTATGGGGGAGTTTTCCTCCGGCAAATCAACGTTCATCAATGCCATTCTTGGACAAGAAGTGACAGTTCGGGGCGCGACTCCCACCACGGCTGTCATTACCAAGATCTGCTATGGCGATCGTGATGAAACTATCGTTCATTTCAAGGATGGTCGGATCGAGCAGTATGACCCGCACAACTTCATGCGTCTGACAGCAGAAACTGATGCGGACGATGAGGCGCGTCGCTTGCACGAAGACATGGATTATGTGGAAAAACGATTGAATCTTTCTATATTGAAAGATGTATCTATCATCGACAGTCCGGGGTTTGGAGCAATAACTTCCGGGCATGCGCAGACAACAAAAAGGTTTATGGGGAATGCCGATCTGGTTGTGTGGCTGATGAGTGTTCAGCAGCCGGCAAAGGCATCTGAAGTTCATTTATTGGAATCACTCGACCCCCGGTTGAAACCAATCGTGCTAGTCAATCAGATTGATCTGATTGATGAGGAAGAAGACGATCTGGAAGATATTTTGCATGATGTTCGCCAAAAAGTTCAAGGTCACGTCCGTTCTGTACATGGCATATCAGCACTTAGGGCGCTGGAAGGCGAGGTGAATGGCGACCAGGCAGAAATAGACGCAAGCAACATTGTCGTATTTTTCGACCTGATGCGAAATGAGGTTTTGCCGCATTGTGATGAGTACCGTATGCACACACTTGTGCATGAAACGACAACATTGCTTCGTCATGGAGGCGCAACACTGCAATTCTGGTTTGAGCAAATCGAGCCGTTGCGTGAATTCAACTACGAAACGTATGCCAATGAGAAAGCAAATCTACAGCCGTTCGAACAGGCCTTGGCAGAAGCTGCTCGCTTGTGGAAAGAGTATGTATACGATGAAGGGCAGGAGTCTGAGCGTCAGTATTTCGAGGGTGTCTTATATCAGTATGGATTATTAGCACCAACAGATCATAAAAGGGCATTAGAATGTTTCAAAGCAGCAGCACGGTACGGAGAGACGGACGCAGAGACGGCATATGCTGCGGCTTTGGAAGCTGCCGGACGTTATAGTGAAGCTTTTACCGAATATAAAAAAGCTGCATTGAAGGAAGACGGGGAAGCTGCAGCCGGATATGCAAGGCTGATTGACCAAGGGCATGGGAAAGGAAAGGCACAGGAGTGGTATCGTAAAGCCGCAGGATGGGGATTTTTGGAAGCCCATCTTCATATCGATTACGGTAATGATGTCGAGGCCAAATTTAACGGATTGCGTGAGGCAGCGGTGTATGGCATCCCTGAGGCTCAGGCTGCATTATCTGAATGCTATAGAGAAGGCATCGGCTGTGTACGAGACGCAAGAGAGGCGTTCAAATGGCAGGCTGAAGCAGCACGTCAGGGGTTGAAGAGTCAATTTATGCCTATGGCACTATCATACCGTCAAGGTATGGATGCTACACAAGAATTCTACTGGTTGACCCGTGCTGCCGACTATGGTGATGCAGAAGGTGCCTTGAACGTAGCACTTTGTTTCTTTTATGGGCATGGCATTCAGAAGGAGTGTGTGGAATCATTCATACGATTAATGAAAATTTCCGATAATACCAATTATAAAGAATCAGATAGGAATGCTGCCAAGAGGGAACTGGAAAAACTTTTTGAACATGGGACTGCTGAAGACCAGATTCTTATAGGAAATGCCGCTCTGAATGGCGATTTGAAAGAATTTTTTGGCAACCGGGGCCTGCTTGAAGCCGGTAATTGGTATGAACGTGCAGAAGCTCAAGGTTCTTTGGAGGGGGCATACCGTAAAGGGCTATGCCTGTGGCGTATCTATCAAGAGAAAAAATATGATAATGCCTTGATTTTAAGGGCTCTTTATCATGCATATATCGCTGTAAAAAAAGCTGCCGGCGGCGGTCATGCGGAGGCAGATGGATTCCTGCAGAAAAATTTTGAGGAAGGGACGCCGGAACTGCAATACGATACCGCGCAAGCTGTTCAGAGCAATAGCGCCGATGCAGAGGGTGTTTTTTATTGGTATAAGAAATCTTCCGATGGCGGTTACGCTCCGGCATTTACAGAACTCGGAGAGCGTTATGCGTCAGGAATCGGCTGTGAAAAAAGTTGGCTTCGGGCTTGGTTTTGGTTGCGTAAAGCAGGACGAAAGGATGGTGAGCGAGGGAAGAAGTCGTACCGAGCGTTTATGGCACCGGCATATCACCGTGTGAAAGTAGTGGCAACAGTATCTGGCGTGATGTTTTCGGTATTAGGTTCATATATTGCGTATGATTACTTATCAACTGATCCCACTGTTTATAAGGTGGTGTATGGGCGTCAATTAAAAAGTGAGCTGTCTCTTGGCATGTTGGAATTGGGAGATACATCGGATGAAATGCGTAAGATTCTTGGGAAAGAAATTTCCAACCGTCAATATGAGGGCTTTGATATATATATCTATCCAAACATGGAAGTGTTTTTCAGAAACAGACGCATTGAGGCCTTGGTTTCTAAGGATGATTCCGTCGCAACCAAGCAGGGGATTCGAAGTAAGATGCCGTATCAGGATGTCGTTGATACCTATGGAACCCCTACTTTTGTGAGCCAATTCGATGGCTTGGATCTGTATGAATATCAATTTGACGGCTTTGATGATCGCTATGGCTTATTACGCTTTGCGGTTGATCCAAGTACACAGTTGGTAGAGTATATCAGCGTAAGAATCCCGATAGAGGAGACGGAGCGCGTTCAGCGAGAAGCCGAAGAGAAAAGACTTATTGCGGAACGTGTGGAACAAGAACGGAAGGCAAAAGAAGCTAGAGAACAAGTGGAACGAGAATCTAGGGATAAGGGGAAGCGCGATGCAGAGGAAGCAGCGAGAGTAGTCGCGAATTTCCATGAAAATATAACAAAAAAAGAGTATCGCAGAGCATATAATTTATGTACCGATAATCTTCAGAATCAGCTGGGACTCTATGAGAACTGGGCTAGAGGATTCAATAATACTGTTGAAAGTGAGGCATCGGACTTTTATTATGGTATAACGGATAGTGATCGTGTTGAACTGTCATTTACTTTAACTAGCCGTGACAGAACTTCGAATGGAATTACTATGCAAAAATGGCGCAGCACTGCCATAGTGGTAAAGGAAGGTGGTCAGTGGCGTATTGCTGCATTGGAGAACAAGACGATATGA